The following are from one region of the Paenibacillus protaetiae genome:
- a CDS encoding PKD domain-containing protein yields the protein MLTLEPITGDGTPTVSCSCKVDPDVIQFANADVPVTSMLTATLRNKGSKTIKDWTLYGRANDGSQLQTITSTAPGQETATYKFRFTIAKEKLNNVDSYTETWVMRARVNFTDGTSAESVLECTTLVTKGAPPASGPDSTPAPTPEPIPIPEADIQFNPDTIVTGEQSSLQNRSQNYDDFEWTFSDNLSEVFTDTSRTSYPNKTFTKPGIYQATITVWNGLNKKVSDTATLYVVDPKPVAIITGPSCIIEGRPFDAAYHLLNSYTPLASRGVTINFSRSETRYKKIGDTDYTPGWPTGEGMELGTYEIEGKVYDSQGRESDWASMTLEVVPDQAPTVSLVTPEEAYRGNDVQLYLEGKSPDGDAIVHAVIEERYDADNDGNFEEESWKTLYDGDYKQWVPVTYSTVGKRQYRAKVKEDWGLESAWSGLEQTTILNYAPNMDFNVYGLTSQPNEDSQPPELSYTSKSVYHSWTLKTPYQSDSTASLNLWKADDSFLSTKATQMMKFSNDYPNMGLGPNARSPYKLASDLTAAPPYLAPSGLVYKIFAGNRMYALNQGTYNAADKTYTFTVNELNSLNGSLLRTFTITGTGQFGNDDSSKHFNEGMMDAEENFYFHRITDDRNLLIDKFDNEGNHRDTYTIPLDSTLKDAVFSHSELSPDEQYMYVFVRYYKTDPSIFQEQVIKYAMQQRTVVYSVPVGDLFKDSLLDDIKVTHVGDGTIYFSFRTQGYYSDAHDQQVTFARISPAGVTGYLNRSAEYASPIVLSEDGKRAYVTIGDTTSTSMTTSFSTFVSSNWASVNSYKIDWRNDSQFGVPSSDAMNKPNPVVLPNGDVQDLLLFTKDGALKNKNNLSTYGFSKLMMDAGGNLIGIKSDGAKVNGSYQTGVTVASNTQSVVWVQEPVIDRYNYFSDSYTSNIQPDGSIYAFNSIDLKEYVYPFYSPSAAGGIVNPIDDNTVEVSKKDWSGLWYDPNTKVKNYTFSFNTAIGDLKNNGIVGAAFQIKDPENMYSVEWSNDTLTLYKVVNGTKTVMKSAAVARSAGVTYPMEVESINGNLRVSINHVKQLEGYDETFTSGSFGIMAIGQPQAKFSGIHLKNYGDTYIEETAQTVLVGEEIKYDKLFSDLENDPEAAERWSYSHDPNYFANPEGPSEVDGKTFDETVKSLDKPGLYKITATAEDDPGLPNYQKWSEPVTKELYVHRRPIAQPDVRLTDKVYEDGTALDYTTYDTSYDPDVPDYLAQRVFRTRWADESTWTMGQRYLYDRPGVELIIQEQVKDVHGAWSYWGETRVYEDALPPANQTKPVMTITVPGGTETNPYVYATTQTPTIYWKYFDAENDPQEQFYLKLVYADTGDTITEVSYPGDDYFFRLQDGILEPGRKVKVFGRVYSNGVWSDDSNETYLIVNTPPKTKLLSFNGPTALAPIYTNNNKPELKVQVTDAENQTTKFVDYEITKVSTSQIVVDTNTATSSMAYIPAGLADGLYSWKARANDGLDWGDYSETGYFFVDTVRPDDTDEKLTISPTSVTVKFNPFSDADPSSGHATRGFYMQQVNDDGSVTAIDLNGNGTVEESVPLDKNALTYTVSGLKTGQQYRLMVVDWDAAGNMGQYAYIYFNTNRPPIADFDWSPKPVYEGDAVQFASSAADPDADPLTAVYKLTRPDGTTASYGYSLTAPYEPAGPSVRMDTPGMWRMALSVSDGIETVETVKTIAVLPLSVTGYVKHTEEWDKRRKSYNQKQSGDDNLPGLPLPFGQGRSLYCRQTRH from the coding sequence GTGCTCACGCTTGAGCCGATAACTGGTGATGGAACACCAACGGTTTCTTGTTCCTGCAAAGTTGACCCTGATGTCATTCAATTTGCTAATGCCGATGTCCCCGTTACTTCCATGCTAACCGCCACACTTCGCAACAAAGGCTCCAAAACGATCAAAGACTGGACGCTTTACGGCCGCGCGAATGATGGCAGCCAGCTGCAGACGATTACAAGCACAGCGCCCGGGCAAGAAACCGCCACCTATAAATTCCGGTTCACCATTGCCAAAGAAAAGCTGAACAACGTCGACAGCTATACCGAAACGTGGGTGATGCGTGCGCGGGTCAATTTTACGGACGGTACATCAGCGGAAAGCGTTCTGGAATGTACGACGCTCGTAACAAAGGGAGCGCCGCCTGCATCCGGTCCGGACTCGACACCAGCACCAACGCCCGAGCCGATACCGATTCCGGAGGCAGACATTCAGTTTAATCCGGATACGATCGTTACCGGGGAACAATCTTCACTCCAGAACCGATCCCAAAACTATGATGATTTCGAGTGGACATTTTCCGATAATTTAAGCGAAGTCTTTACAGATACATCCAGAACCAGCTACCCGAATAAAACCTTTACGAAACCCGGTATTTATCAAGCAACCATTACCGTGTGGAACGGACTGAACAAAAAAGTGTCCGATACCGCTACCCTGTATGTGGTGGACCCCAAACCGGTTGCCATTATTACCGGCCCTTCCTGCATCATCGAAGGACGGCCCTTTGATGCAGCCTATCATTTGTTAAACTCCTACACACCGCTGGCCAGCCGGGGCGTCACCATCAATTTTTCGCGTTCCGAGACACGTTATAAAAAAATAGGGGATACCGATTATACGCCGGGCTGGCCAACCGGGGAAGGCATGGAGCTTGGCACATACGAAATTGAAGGGAAAGTATACGATTCACAGGGCAGAGAGAGCGACTGGGCATCCATGACCCTCGAAGTCGTGCCGGATCAAGCGCCAACCGTTTCGCTCGTAACGCCGGAGGAAGCGTACCGGGGCAACGATGTGCAGCTGTATCTCGAAGGGAAAAGCCCGGACGGCGACGCTATCGTGCATGCAGTCATCGAAGAGCGGTACGATGCCGACAATGACGGGAACTTTGAAGAGGAAAGCTGGAAGACCCTTTATGACGGAGATTACAAGCAGTGGGTGCCGGTGACCTATTCAACGGTTGGCAAACGGCAATATCGCGCCAAAGTAAAGGAAGACTGGGGTTTGGAATCCGCATGGTCTGGCCTGGAGCAAACCACTATTTTAAACTACGCGCCCAACATGGATTTCAATGTTTACGGCTTAACCTCACAGCCAAACGAAGACAGCCAGCCGCCGGAGCTTTCGTATACGTCGAAGTCGGTTTATCATTCCTGGACGCTCAAGACGCCTTATCAGTCCGATAGCACAGCCAGTCTGAATCTTTGGAAAGCCGACGACAGCTTTTTATCGACCAAAGCGACGCAAATGATGAAATTCAGCAATGATTATCCGAATATGGGGCTGGGTCCAAATGCCCGTTCGCCGTACAAGCTGGCCAGCGATTTAACAGCTGCGCCTCCTTATCTTGCGCCCTCTGGGCTGGTCTACAAAATTTTTGCGGGAAACCGTATGTACGCGCTCAATCAGGGCACCTACAATGCAGCGGATAAAACCTATACATTCACGGTCAATGAACTTAATTCGTTAAATGGCAGCTTGTTAAGAACCTTTACTATAACGGGCACGGGGCAGTTCGGCAACGACGACTCCAGCAAGCATTTTAATGAAGGGATGATGGACGCCGAAGAAAATTTCTATTTTCACCGTATTACGGATGACCGGAACTTGCTGATTGATAAGTTCGATAACGAAGGGAATCATCGGGATACCTATACGATTCCACTCGATTCAACCTTAAAAGATGCTGTTTTTTCGCACAGCGAATTGTCTCCGGACGAGCAATACATGTATGTGTTTGTACGCTATTATAAGACCGATCCAAGTATATTCCAGGAGCAGGTGATCAAATACGCGATGCAGCAGCGTACGGTCGTGTATTCCGTTCCGGTAGGCGATTTGTTTAAAGACAGCTTGCTGGATGATATAAAAGTGACGCATGTTGGCGACGGGACGATCTATTTCAGTTTCCGCACGCAAGGGTATTATTCGGATGCCCATGATCAGCAAGTGACCTTTGCGAGAATATCGCCAGCCGGCGTAACCGGGTATCTCAATAGGAGTGCGGAGTATGCGTCTCCGATTGTTTTAAGTGAAGATGGCAAACGGGCTTATGTCACGATTGGCGATACAACAAGCACCTCGATGACAACCAGCTTTTCAACATTTGTCAGCTCTAACTGGGCATCCGTGAACAGTTATAAAATCGATTGGAGAAACGATTCGCAGTTTGGCGTCCCATCCTCGGATGCGATGAATAAGCCGAATCCCGTTGTTTTGCCAAATGGCGATGTGCAGGACTTGCTGTTGTTTACGAAGGATGGAGCATTAAAAAACAAAAATAATTTATCCACCTACGGCTTTTCCAAGTTGATGATGGATGCAGGCGGTAATCTGATTGGCATCAAGTCGGATGGGGCGAAAGTAAACGGCTCTTATCAGACCGGGGTTACGGTCGCTTCCAATACCCAATCCGTCGTTTGGGTACAGGAGCCTGTAATTGATCGTTACAACTACTTTTCAGACAGCTACACAAGCAACATTCAGCCGGATGGTTCAATTTATGCATTTAACAGTATTGATCTAAAGGAATATGTTTACCCGTTTTATTCGCCAAGCGCCGCTGGCGGCATTGTCAATCCGATTGACGACAATACGGTTGAGGTCAGCAAGAAAGATTGGTCGGGCTTATGGTACGATCCGAACACGAAGGTGAAAAACTATACGTTTAGCTTTAATACGGCTATCGGTGATCTGAAAAACAACGGTATTGTGGGTGCGGCGTTCCAGATTAAGGACCCGGAAAACATGTACAGCGTGGAATGGAGTAATGATACGCTTACCCTGTATAAGGTGGTTAATGGAACAAAGACCGTCATGAAATCGGCTGCCGTTGCCCGTTCTGCGGGCGTCACGTATCCGATGGAAGTAGAATCTATAAACGGAAACTTGCGCGTGTCCATTAATCATGTGAAGCAGCTTGAAGGATATGATGAAACCTTCACCTCCGGCTCCTTTGGCATTATGGCTATCGGCCAGCCGCAGGCGAAGTTTTCGGGCATTCATTTGAAAAATTACGGGGATACGTACATCGAAGAGACGGCGCAAACGGTTCTCGTAGGCGAGGAAATCAAATACGACAAGCTCTTTTCGGACTTGGAGAATGACCCGGAAGCGGCAGAGCGATGGTCGTACAGCCATGATCCGAACTACTTTGCAAATCCGGAAGGCCCAAGCGAAGTGGATGGAAAGACGTTTGATGAGACAGTTAAGTCGCTGGACAAGCCGGGGCTATACAAAATCACCGCGACGGCCGAAGACGATCCGGGCCTGCCGAATTATCAAAAATGGTCGGAGCCGGTGACCAAAGAGCTGTATGTTCACCGCCGGCCGATTGCGCAGCCGGACGTGAGGCTGACGGATAAAGTGTATGAGGACGGTACTGCGCTGGATTACACGACGTACGACACCTCGTATGACCCGGATGTGCCGGACTACTTGGCGCAGCGCGTTTTCCGGACCCGCTGGGCGGATGAAAGCACCTGGACGATGGGGCAGCGGTATTTGTATGACCGGCCAGGCGTGGAGCTGATCATTCAAGAGCAGGTGAAGGACGTTCACGGAGCTTGGTCGTATTGGGGAGAAACAAGGGTCTACGAAGATGCGTTGCCTCCGGCGAACCAAACGAAACCGGTGATGACGATTACCGTTCCGGGCGGCACCGAAACCAATCCATACGTTTACGCTACTACCCAAACGCCAACGATCTACTGGAAGTATTTTGACGCGGAAAACGATCCGCAAGAGCAGTTTTATTTGAAACTGGTTTATGCCGATACGGGCGATACGATAACGGAGGTTTCCTATCCGGGTGACGATTATTTCTTTAGGCTGCAGGACGGTATACTGGAGCCGGGACGGAAAGTAAAAGTGTTCGGGCGCGTCTATTCGAATGGCGTATGGTCGGATGACAGCAATGAAACATATCTGATCGTGAATACGCCGCCGAAGACCAAACTGCTCAGCTTTAACGGTCCAACCGCTTTGGCGCCGATTTATACGAACAACAACAAGCCGGAACTGAAAGTGCAAGTGACCGATGCAGAAAACCAAACCACAAAATTTGTGGACTACGAGATTACAAAGGTTTCTACAAGCCAAATCGTGGTCGATACCAACACGGCCACCAGCTCAATGGCTTACATCCCGGCCGGTCTGGCCGATGGACTATACAGCTGGAAGGCGAGAGCGAATGATGGACTTGACTGGGGGGATTATTCAGAAACGGGTTACTTCTTTGTGGATACGGTCCGGCCGGATGATACGGACGAGAAGCTGACCATATCTCCGACGTCCGTCACAGTGAAATTCAATCCGTTCAGCGACGCTGATCCTTCTTCTGGCCACGCCACCCGCGGCTTCTATATGCAGCAGGTGAACGATGATGGCAGCGTAACGGCTATTGATTTGAATGGCAACGGAACGGTAGAGGAAAGTGTGCCGCTCGACAAAAACGCGCTTACGTACACCGTTAGCGGACTAAAAACAGGTCAGCAGTATCGCCTGATGGTGGTGGACTGGGACGCAGCCGGCAACATGGGGCAATATGCGTATATTTACTTTAATACGAACCGGCCGCCTATTGCTGATTTTGACTGGTCGCCCAAGCCTGTATATGAAGGGGATGCCGTACAGTTTGCTTCATCCGCAGCCGACCCGGATGCAGATCCGCTAACGGCGGTGTACAAGCTGACCCGCCCGGATGGAACGACAGCCAGCTATGGCTATTCGCTCACTGCGCCTTATGAGCCGGCCGGACCTTCTGTCCGGATGGATACGCCGGGTATGTGGCGCATGGCTTTAAGCGTGAGCGACGGTATTGAAACGGTTGAAACAGTCAAAACCATTGCGGTGCTGCCGCTTTCCGTTACCGGTTATGTGAAGCATACCGAGGAATGGGATAAACGCCGCAAGTCGTATAACCAAAAGCAAAGCGGGGACGATAATCTCCCCGGACTTCCGTTACCTTTTGGGCAGGGGAGAAGTTTATACTGCAGGCAGACACGACATTAA